TGTAATGGCATATCTGGCATCTTTATAATTTTTCAAAAGGCATTTTGCAGAAGAACTGTTCCTGCCAAACCTGTTATAATTATAAattctacatatatataattattcccaaaaaatattgaatgcaCATAGATTTGTTATAAAAACAGCCCTGGAAAGGTGCAATGCCTAcagaattttttaaatgacaaaagacTGGAAGATGGACCAAAAGCGAAGTTTTTATCTTGATATATTTCTAATTTGTTTCCTAGTCTTTCTTCAGACTGACCTTAACATAATTAATTCACTGGTAGTATATTTCAAAGTTGCCTCGTATATATAAGATGATGGCGTTTTGTAGACACTGTAAGAAATCACTTATTTGTACTATATTATCACtgatttaatatataataatattttttaatcctACATACCAAAGTGCTGTTCAAACAGTCAGAGTTTGGGAAGCAGGTGGTCttaacacattttctctcctcctccatctcttttctgtcctctctcttttcgCGATCAAAGCACCAGCAGAACCCAGTTGCCAGACCTTCGCCCACGAGCGACTGCAGTGTGACAGGGTCGCCCAGGAACACCGGTTGCGTGGCCGCGCTCTTCGAGGTGGCCTGTTGAGGGTGTACGCAGGAGGAGGGGACCCCAAGGGGCCCGGGGAGCATGGAGATCACCAGGCCATGTGCAGGCTGCGAGACGGACAGgcggagggtggaggagagcgTGGAGAGGAGGTTGGAGACACTGACATCTACACAGGAAGTGACCAGAGAGATAAGGGACGGAGACGGTTCTACCACAAAATAATCTATATGGTTCATATTAattataaaaaagttttttcttgtTGACTCACTGATTTCATATTCTCCTGGAGTTTCCAAACTCCATTcagaagacacaaaaaaagaaccatCCTCCAATACGCTGACATgatgtgaactttgacctttcgGGGCCGTGTCCAGAAACTCCACAGTGACAAAAGAGAGGTCCTGACCCGCCAGACTCGGAATCCCTGAAAATCACagcaggaggggaaaaaacttaTTTAAAAGTGGGAAAACAAAGCATTGATGTAtgctattattttttatataattttctaaacatttatcaaatacgccgagatttttttgtctctctgtaaGTAGATTGTTTTGCATAAAAACTCATTTAAAAGGACATTCTGAATGAAATACAGCTCAACACGAATAAAGTTCAacacaacatgaataaaatattctcTCAAAATGATTATCATATTAGGATTAGATCTCAATCagcttttttgttatttataattataaaatcatatatttaaattattttgaaaaaattaaataaaaaaatcattaaaaacacattgataaATACACATCTTAATGCAGCTTGATTCTAGTTCATAGCCAAACATGTacagtgattattttttcatgacTGTATTTTCAAGTAcatctttattctttttgttaaaTGACTGAACCtttaaaagttgaaataaataaagacacaaatgcTGTCTTTCAAAAATTGTGTCTGCAGGTGAAGCAGCCCTGCATTTATTTAGCAATTTTAAGGATAATGATCATTTATAGTAATAATTTATGATAATATGatacaattttaaatattataataatgacataTAGCATTCATTTAagcaagcatacacacacacacacatatataaaactGTAAGGAAAATTagaacatttatatttaattttcacttATAAGTAAAGCAGTCAAAAActttattgaaaacaaacttCTTCGCCGAATCAGCGAGTATTCATAACACAGAGGTCAACTTCAAACTGAGGAGTCATATTTCCGAGAACATTTTTAGCAGCGGCTGACCTGTGGGCTGGTCGGGACGTCCCGCCAGGTTTCCAGAGACTCCCAGGGCAAAAGTCTTCCCAGCCCGCACTCTGTCTGGAGACGTGGACAGACTGACACTGTGCAGGAACGACCCCTCTGTCCTGTAGAGCGCTACTGTCCCCTGTCCACCACCGACGGGCAAGGACACATcactggagagaagaggaaaaaaaagaaaaggaaatagacGGCACAACAAGCTGGTAGTGACATGCACAGTGGCTGTAAATTCTGAGGTGATCATTGAAACTCtaaatgaatgtttcatgatTTTCTGGTGCATGAAGGAGACAGTGACGCAGGTTTATGGATCATAAACAGTAAAAGGCTGCAGTCATGTCTCacctttgtctctccctctcatctgaCCCCCGGCTGGAGGACGTCGATGTGCTGAGACATTCAATGAAGACCAGACCCTGTAGCTGCAGGTTGCCACAGTAACAGCTCTCAAAGGTCAACGCTGCCACCTGGTACCttcaacaacaaataataaagGGTAATtgttataaaatgtcatatacACATGCATCCAGCTCATCAACACACTTTTGCAaaactgtgtgttcatgttgacatggcttatgttttaaaaagatgGTTTTATTACGTCTTATTgcaaataatgaagaaaaaaaagacttatcaACAAGATGTTTCAGTTGTACAAACTGAACCCAAAAGCCAGGTTTTGTGTTTgaaggcttttttattttaaaaaaaaaaacacttttatgattatatatacttttatactttttataCATCAGATTATCTGCTGTATTTGCTCatagtgagattttttttaaatgcagggaAATATGGGCTTCTCTTATTTCAGAAGCTAGCCTATGCATGGTGTTTGACTTGACCTTCTCTGATCTATTTCAGATTGAGAACATCACACACTACATGAGGAATTCACAAGAATGATTCTTTTCATACTTTTTAACAACATTTATCAACATTTTTACTagtctgtctgtgtatttaacACAACGAAGGTTTTTGATAGGGGATCATTGTAACACACGATTGTTAGTGTCACCATTAAGAAATGGCATGCTCCCAATACGGAATCTattcaaacaaaactaaaatgataAGAATTGGATTTTCAACGTCATTTTAGACAAGAATTAACCCGAGTGTCTTCCATCCATctgcctcagctgctcctcggCCCCCGACTCACGACTCACCCGTCATCCAGACAGCGCGCAGAGCAAGGCGCCGGGTCAAGGTCACGGACACCCTCGGGTGGATGCAgccggaggagagaggaggcgcCGGCGCCGACGCACCCGATGAACCACGGTGAGTCCTCGTGGCCTGACGCACGAACCGCCGCGGACGTGGGATTAAAAAAGGGACGGAGAGAAACGAACGCGTAAACCAAAAGACCGAGCATGTCTGAGTCCGACAGGCCGCGGCtcgggacagagagagagagagagagagagctgcgtCTGACGACGAGGTTCAAGACAAAAAGTtccagacaaaagaaaagagggggaggagggaggaggggaaatgaaaaggcAGGTGCTCTGCATACAAGACGTGTGGGAGGTGAGGACGAGAGAGGGGGACTGTATGCAaacgggaggagggaggagggaggagggagggatgctGCTTTCACTGATCCCACAGGTCTGTTCTGCAGTCACAAAGCGTCTGAGACCTTcaatggtttttgttttttttacatttcagcgAGAATACACGCGTCCCCCTCATTCCACTATATTCCGCGTCCTGCTGCTGGGGGAGAGTGGATCACTGGTCGTCTTTACCAAAAAgcgttttttttaacatcaataaGTCTGCATCGCCAAACGTTGATATCAAAATTCTGTCTCTCGTGCTCCAACATTCCGTGAACACCGCGAGGTCaccgggcagacagacaggctttAACAGCGTTGCAGGAGTTGGAGGGTTTTTACGCGTGCTGCTCTCGAAAAAATAAATCCGTCTCCAGGTGAACAGAGGCCGGTGTTCTGGGGTGCCCTTTGCctcagagataaaaaaaaaatatatatatatatatatacatatattgcgTGACCCTATCGAAGCAAAGAAAATCCCAATGatgttaaacaaaacagaaggaacttcagagaaagaggaacaGGGGGCTTTCTTTCTGTGATGTGTCTCCCCCCGTGTTCACTTCTGACTGATCGTCCAGTTGTTATGAAACCTGGGCTCAAATGACCAGAAGGGACCTGTCATGCTCCATGTAGTGTTGTTCaaactgtatatgtataaacTATATCACAGGAGGGAGATGAGCTCTTTATTTACAACCTTCACACCCCTGAGACAGAGGTCGAGCCATGAAGGAATTCACACCACTGATTCGGTTCCGTTACTGACCCCGTGTCGTCCAACTCCGGTCGACTGGTCCACTTCAGGGCCACAGActttgtctgttctctttcatcagcgtttaaaaacaaaatgtggacTATTCCAGATTAGGGAGACCTGATTAAATCTACGTTTTATTGTGCTGCCAGGATATTTTTCGACCAATTGGATCATCGTCCAACTGACTTGAATGAGCCAATGGTCTGCATCACCATAAAGCAATATACAACACAGACtatgacaaaatatgaatcTCCTCGACCGTTTGATTTTGTTCTGAGTccttaaatataaatatatatgtcaGACAAGTAAATCACTCATCTTTCCACGGAGTTTCAGCAGTGTGGATCAACGCTGGGTCGCTCGATGTGGTTAGTTCGAGGAAattccccttaaaaaaaaaactggaatgagagagagattatTTCATAAGCAGTGTTATTTTTCAACTTGATCCAAGAGACGCGATATGATCAGCCCCATGCAGCAGGACACTGGACGCTTGATGGTGGcggagaaatttaaaaaaagaatgaaatcaaaatatgaAACGGTCTCGAGTTCAGGATGCCGTGTGAGAACCTTATgctgagagggggaggggtcgGGAGGGAGACAAATAATCATACTAAAGCGTCCTCGTCATGCTGCTAACTGCGCCGGTCCACCTTAAAACCCTCTTCCGGCTCCACAGACATCCCCTTTAAGAGATCATTCGACTCCTCTTCGCGGGCGGCAGGGGGCGCTGCCAGACCGCGTCCCCCCCGCGCggcggctgctgcagcagaggggcACAGCGGGGGGAACCgcacacatttcctctgtccATCTTTTTATACGCAACACGCTCCGGATTTGGTTGATTTCGTTTCGTCTCCGCACGCGCGGACTCGGAAGACGTCTTCACGCCATTCGAAAacaccctccacacacacacacacttatttatacacacaaacaaatccccCTAAAAACTATACGGTGTGATTTGTATGTTGATTTAATATGGATTCAATTGCACATACAAAAATCAAACACTCGTGGGAGTCGAATCCTCATTAGAAcctcatattcatattaaaatgagGTCATTCCGTGTGAATAAATTTTCCACTGAAGAAATACATGGAGTGTATTCACAACGGGACCCCCCCGGAGTCTATTCAGGGACCCCTGGAGGTCCCAGGATCACGCGTCGAGAAGCATTTTCTAACCACAACACCCCGACACCGGCGCGGGGCGGTGTGGTCGCGGCGGCGCGTTAAACGCACCGCATGGGGCCCGCACGTTAACTCGAATAACCTGCGTCATTCGTTGAGCGCGTGCTGtgttacagtaaaacaaaaaaacaaaaacaaaaaacgacctCCGTACAACGAAATGTTGTAAGGAAGTGAGATCCGCGCCGGGGTGCTGCGTTAACGGGGCGTCGTGATAAACGGGCGAAGCGTTATGTAAGCGCACCGCAGTTTTGCGCCACATGCACGACCGAGGACCCGGAGTCCCGCCGGAGAGGAGCTCGGCTCAGACTCAAGTGTCACCTGAAACCACATATATCGCCTTGGTGATTTTAcaacgagaggagaggaggaaagagccAATAAGTTTAGTTCACTCACCTTTTTATATGCATGCATTTATTGAGATCAGCAGCTCCTggttttaaactttattcaaagAAATTACAAAGAGAAGGCGACACCACCCACTGATGCGTcacatgaatgtgttttcatttgtggcTGGAGTTAtataaaagtaaatttaaaTGTGGTTGTCTGAGTGGATGTGTCATATTTGACCTGTACCTTTTCAGTTGGTTCCTTTCTTTTCGGTTTTAAAGCTGTAAAACCGAGCTGACTTTCAAAATCCAAAAGGTAAGTTTCCTGCTTCTCCCAGGAGAGAATCGAACAGcttatgttttattgtgtttcatttgcTCTTTTCTAGCCTCATTCAttgaaggttttatttttcttgagtAACATTAACTGCCAACAACCGTCTTTCCTTTTGCCTTTGGGATACTGGACTCTGAGGACTTTCTGCAGACGTAATATCATAATTTAGTAGGCCTACATTCATCTCCAAAACCAATAGGTCTGATCTTATCAGATCCTATCTCCAATTGAATAACGTTAAGTAAATACCTGGTGTGTGgcagttcattcattcagcagcatttctttctttttaacctgtcaaataaaactttattgagCCAGAGGTTTGGTtccgttttttaaatttattttcataaaatgtctcAGAGATGAATGCAGAACACATGGATCCTAACGAAGCCACGataaaacaatttattaattcaaataaatgtttgtacaTCAGGTCAGATGGTCACAGAGGGTTTGGGGTGTGAGGTCTCATATGAGCCATGTTCATTGAACAGTCGACTCTGTGGGACtttctgtaaaacattttaaaatatcatccAAGTGTGGTCACAAACCTCTCCGGTCTTACACCTTATCTGCTTTCTAATGTTTTGAACAggattaaacaaaaacaaaaaaagtcagaccAAGAGAAGAAAATGCTGCATCATGTTGCCAAAACTGGAATAAAACTGCAGATTGGATTATGGTGTTTCGTGGCAAGTTTCCAAATCTGAAAAGGAAGACAGCTAAATCCTCAATCAGCattcaaaaaaatgatatgtaaagcaaaacaaaaaagtttaaagAAAGGAGAACAACTGATGAGTGGAAGTTGCTTTAATCTAATTTCATTTCAGGTTTTAACAGCTGCTTTTTATTCCAGTTCATTCTCTGTCTTTCAAATAGCTTCCACACATCTAAcctgaaaaatattataaacatATATAGACCACATACTTGATAGACAAAAAAATGAGCGGCTCTGTATTGTGTAAAGCTTGGATTCAAATATCCAAGAAAGGAAGACCTGCGTCTCAACATTATGATGATATTATAATCTTCAACTGCTATAATTGTTACTGTTAGCCTATTTTAATAGTTTTATCATTAGTCTCACTATAGGTAGTCATATTACTAgtcttattttcataattaattgTCTAATGATAATTAATATTGCTATACATTTTGATGTGGGACATGCATTGTGCTCTTTTCTCCTGTCATTCCTCCTGCCCCCACCCGGACCCCCCATCCCACCCCTCCAAAACCCCATGGCGTAGGCAGATGGTCGTCCATCCTGATCCCGGTTCTTCTCGAAAAAGTGAGTATCTTCTTGTTCCTGCCCAGAACTGTTGGGCCTCTGTCAATACTAAAATAGAGAGTATACAGTCTAGACCTGCTCTTAAATGTATTAAAGGGCTCTGAGATAACTCCGGTTAAAAAGTGGCATGTTAATTAACAAATCCCCCAGAAAGCTCCTCAGACCTGAGCGTCCGATGGTTTCCTCTTCAGGAGGCAGAACAACTTCTCTTTGTGCACACAACTGGTGATAGGAGACTCTGGTCTTGTTCAGTGACTCACCAATTTATTTACAAGCTGCTCAACCACGGCTCCACAAAAGGAGGCCTTGACGGGCAGGGACATTTTGAAAGGGTCCAAAGTAAGGAAGTGTTAAGTGAGCACATAGAGAAACAGTTGCTTTTATTGGGACACATGGGTTTATAGTGTGTTTTATTAAATCCTTAACCTTTATTAAGGCATAAATTCCCCCCCGTCCTGCCTCCATTGTGTCACCACTGTACTTAAACATATATAGGCTGGGGTAAACATCCTTATTTaaacactgccccccccccccccccccccccccccccccccccccagggtgAAGGAGCTCTGCGGACTCCGGTTACACTCCAAACAAACCTAATAATCAGGCCAAATTATTAAGAGGATCCACTGTAACAGGCCGTGCTTATCTGAGCTGCATCAGCAGGAGCCGTCACCTGTTTGACAACCATGGACAGAGACACACCAAGAAGAACTAAGAACatcagaaaatgtttgattttagcGAGAAGAAActgctctgaaaaaaataaacccataAATAAATTCCAACATTTTGCAATGAAATAATATTCTGTTGATGTTAATGAAAATCAACAAAGGTTATGGTTAATTTAGCCTGTATGGTACACTGCAAAATAGTGAGATAAGAACAATAAGGAGTCAATAATGAAAGCGATATCCACTTAGTAACTCTTTGTGAACAAACTCATGGACAGAATACATACATTATCTTTGTAAacacattatgaaaaataaGCATATTTTAAATCTGCAGGTAGAAATAATACCATTAACCAATAAGCACTACAGACATGATCTTTTGAGGCAGCGTCtcctgctttttatttatttggatgTTGAAACACCTTCTGGCTACATGTTGGAGTTTAGACCTAAATCAGGAGTTAGTTACAATGAGTGTTGAATCCAAAGCGTTCCCCTTTGTCCCACATCCTGAATAACTTGACGCCAAGAAGTGGCTGCTGCGAAAAACGCTGGCTGAAACCTTATCTGGCGAAGGCCCCAGACGAGCGCCGAGCGCGTCCTATTATATTTCTCACCGAGCCGATTTTTAAAGAAACTTCACttaaagaggaggaaggaagaaaagctCATCCGCTCAAATCGGCTCCTGACACATCGCGCCTCCTCTGCCCCGCAGCAAGGCAGTGGGGCTGTTTTTCATCTGCCTGACGTTTGACATATTGGTTTCTGGGTGAGAATATCTGTCGACTTAGGCAAAGGGCAGTGGCGCTGACATGCTAATTAATAATCGACGAGCTGGGGCCTGACTACGATTTGGGTAACTGGGAACTCTGCTAATGTTCTGTCATGAAGAATAATTTCTATTTTGTAAGTTTGTAAAAGTGAGTTCCATATATTTCTCAATGTGTCAGTCGTGTGTgttctacagtgtgtgtgtgtgtgtgtgtgtgtgtgtttgtgtgtgtgcgccttttATCCCCAATCCAGCCAGGGCTCCTTGTTCTAAGTCCCTGGTatgagaggtcaaaggtcaccgcTGCTTGTGGCCTGTTCAAATCCCCCTATAGTGTGTGATGTTCTCAACTGACCTGTCCTTTTCTTAAAGGGAGCCAGTGTCCAGATATTAGTTTTCAGGCCTTggaacattttaattaattgtcaCTTCCTTTTGTTCCAAGGTTTAGATTCTATTAATTTAGGACTgcataatttcttttttttaaatattttttcttcaaatttatattcaaataaactgagatatatgtatttaaatagtGGCATGAATAGTTTGACTTAATTATGAATGGTTGCAGgacattttccctcttttttcctctttataaTGTTAATGTAGAGGTTGGGTTCACTTTAAAAGCTGAATTAAATTTTACATTTCCAAGATTTTGATTCGTTTTGCTTcagaaaatgttattgttttgaataaataaaataaataaaataaataaaataaataaaataaataaaataaataaaataaataaaataacaacattaagaataagaagaaaaagaagaataagaagaatatATCTGTTTGAGAAGATTGTCGTAAACGGGCATGATGAGACGTGAGACATGTTCACTCATTCGGGTAATGGGATTAGACAATTTCTTCAAATGAACAACAGGAATGTCAAACTTTAACTTTGCTCAATATCTGAGAAGAGGGTCACTGgtcactgaaaaaaatatcactggGTCTGAAATCTGTCTTATTTGAGGAACACACATGTCAGGTGCATGTTTCACACTATACATTTCTATCCTCAGATGAAAACTGGACTGAATGACAATAGccttatgattttttttttttacatttacatttacattttatcaaATTGACAGAAACTTTTTTAGTTTAAGTGCAGTGTCTCGACCTTGACAAACTAAATATATTAACAAATAAACAGATACATTGTCTCCACAAAGCCACCAGTTTTGGAATTGTGTAAATATCTTTTCCCCTACTTAAAtttgatgaataattcataaataaacCTCTGATAAGGGGCCATAGgtcaacagaaaaagaaaaaaaaagaagagtagggtttttgttttttgatgcaACATAACAGCCTTACATGAGCTTAGACTTAGTTTGCCTCTATATGAGAGTGTGGTCGCCTGAACGCTGTGGCCTCACCGCTCCTCTGGAGCCTGGTACGCGTCATCGAACGGCGCTCGTTGATAACTGATTGAATTGTATGTGTTCGAAAGTTTGCCGCAGATCTCCGTGCGCCGTTCAGCACGAGGCTGCATCTGGCTGTGCGCTGTCCCGAGGAAAGCCTTTAACAAATGGAGTTGAGCTCCATGACGGAGCAGAAGCCCTCTGGTCCTggttttccccttcctccttcttcctccttctccctcactccccctccccaactcgcccccccccccactcatgACCCCAAACCACGCACTTTCCCCTCTGGCGAGGGAAATCCACCTCAATtgcgtgtcttttttttttttcttctttttttctaaatgcgtTTTCATCGCTTTAGGGCCACTCATCAACCCGAGGggatttacatttcatttacacGCGCTTAGGCAAGAAAAGACGCGGGATTTGCGTCACCCTGGAAAGATTATACTCACTCATAAACTGGTGTTCATTTAGTCTTTGGAAATTATCATTGTGCAGTTATTGGAAGACACGCATTATACATACGACTACTACTAGTCCTAAATTTCtactacaaataaaaatgataattacaTATGACAAACACAATTCTCATGTTATTTTGTTGCAGAGGTCTTGAGTGCTTTCAGGAaacccacacaaacagaggTATGCAAGTACATTTCAACAGtagtttatattttctttaGAAAAATGCTTCCACATTAGaagtgcttttaaaaatatatatatttcattccTTCTGAGACACTGactatgttttttgtttttttaaatatacatattttcttttttttcagctgcattGCTGTTCCCATGTCCTCGCCACATACAGGCCGCCATCCCTCCCTCGGACCCCGGGTCTGAGCAGGAGGATGCCGGCTAAAGCCCCAGTGGAGGCAGCGCCTAAAACCACCACGATCTGGACATGAAGGTACATGTGAGGATGACCAGGACCCAGCTGCTATATAAACCTGATCAAAAC
This window of the Scophthalmus maximus strain ysfricsl-2021 chromosome 21, ASM2237912v1, whole genome shotgun sequence genome carries:
- the LOC124849765 gene encoding uncharacterized protein LOC124849765; this translates as MLGLLVYAFVSLRPFFNPTSAAVRASGHEDSPWFIGCVGAGASSLLRLHPPEGVRDLDPAPCSARCLDDGYQVAALTFESCYCGNLQLQGLVFIECLSTSTSSSRGSDERERQSDVSLPVGGGQGTVALYRTEGSFLHSVSLSTSPDRVRAGKTFALGVSGNLAGRPDQPTGIPSLAGQDLSFVTVEFLDTAPKGQSSHHVSVLEDGSFFVSSEWSLETPGEYEINVSVSNLLSTLSSTLRLSVSQPAHGLVISMLPGPLGVPSSCVHPQQATSKSAATQPVFLGDPVTLQSLVGEGLATGFCWCFDREKREDRKEMEEERKCVKTTCFPNSDCLNSTLNWTFETEGVYTVTVNASGATGWTQQAIHVVAALPAVSDLKVNVWRNPLSAGESISLDVELLTTMKHLLLLDLTINLEHDSNVDSNGRSTDGRDTRSNISNDDTSVFSDEIENIYANATYSNNSESHMSKIIQWENITDHDCNYSNHGNIINDHNFSQGHGDVCYHGGTHHLIPLHPLQPSHRSGCRLRFHLCCRLPNAAGRYRLTVSVLSAPHPSSVLLSTVLPQALMVYEHIRALRPSGSWTSAVPTHAEFSLEVDGQGGRMG